From a single Helicovermis profundi genomic region:
- the rnpA gene encoding ribonuclease P protein component, whose protein sequence is MSSFTSLKNTRQFNQVYKKGKSVVNKYVVMYYLKNNLGENRIGYSVSKKVGNSVVRNKSKRLIKEAVRLNLIENEVGYDLIFISRVRMKIAKYSDVEKAIKKLIKSLK, encoded by the coding sequence ATGTCAAGTTTTACTAGTCTAAAAAATACTAGACAATTTAATCAGGTATACAAAAAAGGAAAATCTGTTGTAAATAAATATGTCGTAATGTATTATTTAAAAAATAATTTAGGTGAAAATCGAATTGGATATTCTGTTAGTAAAAAAGTTGGAAATAGCGTAGTAAGAAATAAATCAAAAAGATTAATAAAAGAAGCAGTTAGATTAAATTTAATTGAAAATGAAGTAGGATATGATTTGATTTTTATTTCAAGAGTAAGAATGAAAATTGCTAAATATTCTGATGTTGAAA
- the rpmH gene encoding 50S ribosomal protein L34, producing MKRTYQPKKKQRSTEHGFRKRMRTKAGRNVIKSRRRKSRKKLSA from the coding sequence GTGAAGAGAACTTACCAACCAAAGAAAAAACAAAGAAGTACTGAACATGGTTTTAGAAAGAGAATGAGAACAAAAGCTGGTAGAAATGTAATTAAATCTCGTAGAAGAAAGTCTAGAAAAAAATTATCTGCTTAA